From the Ostrinia nubilalis chromosome 16, ilOstNubi1.1, whole genome shotgun sequence genome, one window contains:
- the LOC135079115 gene encoding uncharacterized protein LOC135079115 produces MSRYAIFAVLSIFTVVTLQTTDFQDNLINGYRALIADIQVRTQKSREDMDTLVSQIKLLMKNEADKAINYMTVYLEQISLYFQVIIHDRKPRNGTYCKESIVKLLGENLQLADENVTLCLALGYQRVQRLPEKLQVHFETLENLKKYSASKLFECQKQQQVGGNCSHESQDLERTVFLYETSPFPVVMAEIAIHGFKEVSDLSVCLKDIISRMMTHSVKVIGDFNRCIHNIEMPKLKYLLKFMKKYA; encoded by the exons ACTACAGATTTCCAAGACAACCTAATAAATGGCTACCGTGCCCTCATTGCGGACATCCAAGTGCGGACCCAGAAGTCTAGGGAAGACATGGACACGCTGGTCTCGCAGATCAAGCTGCTCATGAAGAACGAAGCTGACAAAGCTATCAACTACATGACAGTGTATTTGGAGCAAATATCTTTATATTTCCAG gtaataATCCACGACAGAAAGCCACGCAACGGCACTTACTGCAAAGAGAGCATAGTGAAGTTACTTGGCGAAAACCTGCAGTTAGCAGACGAGAATGTGACCCTATGCCTCGCCTTGGGGTACCAAAGAGTACAGAGATTACCAG AGAAACTCCAAGTCCACTTCGAGACGTTGGAAAATCTGAAGAAGTACTCGGCTTCGAAGCTGTTCGAATGCCAGAAGCAACAGCAGGTGGGCGGAAACTGCTCCCACGAAAGCCAGGACTTGGAAAGGACTGTC TTCCTGTACGAAACTTCGCCATTCCCAGTGGTGATGGCAGAAATAGCCATCCATGGATTCAAAGAGGTGTCAGACCTCAGCGTGTGCCTCAAAGACATCATCTCCAGGATGATGACGCACTCAGTCAAGGTCATAGGAGACTTCAATAGATGCATTCATAACATAGAAATGCCTAAACTTAAGTATCTACTCAAGTTCATGAAAAAGTATGCCTGA